GaattaaaaatattacaaaattcTTCTATTTAATAATGAAAATAAAGatgttttcttataatcaaaTGAGAATATTGCCCCGaataacttatcttggtttctacttatcaAATAGATAAATTGTATGTTTtgtaaatatcatatttattatcTCAATAAATAAATTTTGTTTGGTTTCCATGATCATTTGAGTAATTTTCTATGCCTCTTTTATTAATCTCTCtttttcatctctctcttcttccatTTTTTAATTTATTCCATTAAAACCTTTTCCTATTTTTACATATTCATTCGGGTCCACCTTAACCCTATCTTCAATATAATGAATTACTCTTCGTGTGAGCTTACCTTCAACATGGACCATCACcttataaggcccacctttgatgttggctATCCATCATGCGAGGTCATcttggatgtgggttgtccacCATGTCAGACATTGGATGcggattgtccatcatgcaaggctcaccttggatgtaagCCATTCATCATAAGGGggtgacctttgatgtggactgtctatcacgtggggcccaccatcattgttAAGTgaacatcatgtggggcctaccctcAAAGGCCACCACCCCATCATGTCGAGCCCACCCTTGatgtagaccgtccatcatgtaggccccaccttcgaAGTGGGTCATCGATCATGCAAGCCCTCCCtggatgtgagtcattcatcattagtagctgacctttgatgtggaccatctattatgtggAGCCTatcttgatgtgggtcatccatcatgtgaagcccatctTTGATATCCACTGCCCATAATGTAgaacctacctttgatgtggaccatctatcatgtgggccccaccttcaaaatAGGTCATTCATCGCATCATATGGGGGtccactttggatgtgggccattcattattaggggccaacctttgatatgaATTATCCATCATGTAGTTCCACCTTAATGtgggtgtggggcctaccttagatgtgaaccgtccattgtgtgggtgccacctttgttgtgggccacccatCTTTTAGGgcaacctttgatatggaccatccatggtgtggagagatgagaaagagaaggttcaaaaaagaaatagagatagTAAAATAACAAAGGCtgaaaagatttttatttttactaatgGCTATAATGGCTATTAGTTTAAGTCGATAAATTACTTTTATAGGATGGTTACCAAATTAACTTTTATATAAAAGATAGTTTATTTGCTATCATTCGTATAAAAAAGTTACCTATGATGGTGCATCAAAACAGACTCTTACCATGTAGGATAATATTATTTTATGAAGATAACTAGAAAAATTCGTgaaatttgatgcaaccaaaggCGCCCTTGGACAGTAATTGAAATTTCGTTGTAATTTTTCTTACCAAATTTTCTCTTACATCATACATTATGGCCCTGCTTGGTAGACTCGAAGGAAAGGTTGCACTAATAACCGGCGGTGCAAGCGGCATCGGCGCACAGACTGCTAGACTATTCCATCGCCATGGGGCCAAAGTCATCATCGCTGACATCCAGGACGAACTGGGCAACTCGATCAGCAAAGAACTGAGCCCCACAGATACTTCCTTCATCCACTGTGATGTACAGGACGACGCCCATGTCCGCAACGCTGTCGATAGTGCAATCACCAGATTCGGGAAGCTCGACATCATGTTCAACAATGCGGGCACTGTGGAGCCACTCAAGCCAAACATCCTCGATAATGATAAGGCCGACTTCAAGAGGGTCCTCAGCATTAATGTAATGGGCGCCTTCTTGGGCACCAAGCATGCGGCCCGCGTCATGGACCCGGCTCGCCACGGAAGCATGATCATAACCGTCAGCACTTCTTCGGTCTCTGGTGGGGCCACCCCCCATGCGTACACATGCTCCAAGCATGCGGTGGTGGGGCTCATGAAGAATGCCGCTGTTGAGCTTGGTCGGTTCGGCATTCGTGTGAACTGTGTGTCACCATACTTGGTGGCGACACCATTAGTTAAGAACTTCTACGAGGCAGAGGATGAACCGAATCTCTACTCAAACCTTAAGGGGGTTGTGCTGAAGGCAGAAGACATTGCTGAAGCTGTCCTTTTCTTAGGCAGTGATGAGTATGTGAGGGGGCACAACCTCATAGTGGATGGAGGTTTCACCATCACTAATCTGTGGGatctaatctatatgcggaataggcccacggatctgtctgtgcatgggacatggcgatcaggggtcggatagcttacctagctgagacgccgccatggaagccggataagaatactagaaaacctgtagagcttaggatcttcctctccttcacaccctttctgcaaatcagtagatgggactcgaatttatgctatggtgtaggattggggacccagctctcttttatagagtctgtggagagggagtttgaaacccatcacaactctctctcccatgctccacgttgtagcatcctagttcaactcaaactgctgtctgcgtaagacagctatagcattccagccttacgcagatagactgcgtagcacatcacctgaagtggggcccactggtctactcaatcatccagtccaactgtataacaatccagaccgttgatcagtgaggcccactaaatagagttcttacattctcccacttgggcctcattgagcaatgtcaatgatagtcatgtatataataattttgtaaacaagttttgatattttaagaaaatatctaaatggttaaccaatgaaaacaattggacagtatgagtaatgctattcaatctggtccatcaagacagtcagtatcgaaacgcggtagtcatcacaacatttaatttaggcgaagtgagtctaagcgcgatcacaaatactttcaatcttaacgacatagatcacgaactaggaaatgtggtataaggattacacactttagtgtgataatatgtgcctatccttaagaggtcctgaagctttttcatgtctccaacgagacacaactatagttccacttattcaaaatttgcgcatatatataaataagcagaaataaatctttatatcaaaatcatccaaacaaactgtataaaacgagatctctaagtgtctgtgaaaatcaaagtacgctcaactcccactaattgaaaacatctgtgggatcaatgactcccatggatgttacatgctcctgaaatggcgtgatagggagccctttagtgagcggatctgcaatcatctgcttagtgccgatgaattccacggacacttgatgattctgaactctttcctttacaacaagatacttgatgtcgatatgcctcgaccttgacgaatgcttgttgttactagagaaggaaatagcagccgaattatcgcaaaatattctcaacggtttcgggatatgctccagtacccgcaaacctgagaagaaactctgtaaccatagtgcctgattagatgcctcatgacaagcaataaattcagcttccatagtggatgaggctgtggtagattgtttcacgcttttccacgacacaactcctcccaccatcatgaagatgtatcctgaagtagacttcttagtatcgacgcagcctgcgaagtctgcatctgaatatccgatcaactccaactgatcagaccttctgtatgtgagtccgaagtcttttgttctctgaagataccgtaatactttctttgcagctatccaatgttgcattcctggattagatagatatcttcccaacattccagtgacaaaggcaatgtccggtcgcgtacagacttgagcatacatgatgcttcctactactgatgcgtacggaaattctttcattcgattcttttctaaatcattctttggacactgaaataaaccaaatttgtcgcccttcacaatgggggactttcctgaagcacaattttgcatgccatacctttcgagtaccctagcaatataggtcctctgtgacaagctgagcagtccaagtgttctgtcacggcgaatctcaatgccaatgacataagaagcttcaccaaggtctttcatttcaaacttttgagataaaaatttcttggtgtcgctcaacatcctggtatcactgctagctaacagaatgtcatcaacatacaaaatcatcataacgaacttactcccactggttttaatgtagatgcattcatctgcagtgttttctacaaagccatatgaagaaattacttcatgaaacttaaggtaccactgtcgcgatgcctgtttcaacctatAGATGgatttcttaagtttgcaaaccaaatgttctgtgccagtagctacaaaaccttcaggctgcaacatgtacacattctcatttagatccccattgagaaatgcagtctttacatccatctgatgtaactctaaatccatatgagctacaagagccattatgatcctgaatgagtctttctttgatactggtgagaaagtctccttaaagtcaatgccctcacgttggttaaaacccttggcaacaagtctggctttatatcgttcgacattacctttggagtcccgtttggttttaaatatccatttacaaccaatcggccttattccagtgggtaactctacaagatcccatactttattgtcctgcatggatttcaactcatctttcatggcattaaaccaacgagaaggatcagcactttgtttaacttgtgtaaaggattcaggatccttttccacccctatgtcaaagtcgtgttcctgtaagtatacgatgtaatcgtctcgatttacaggccttctctctctttcagatcttcttaatggttcagcttgttgggtctgatcttgattttcctcatcagtggtttgtatatgaggttctacgtggtgctctgcagtgactgcagaatcgactgcatcattaatatccacgtgatctggattgactatgacaagagtcacagtcctttgttcctcaaatacaaaatttcttatgttcgtgctcccactgttttcagtgtcctcaatgaatctggcattcccagtctcaacaatcctgatggagtgggaaggacagtagaatcgatagccttttgatctttctgggtatccaatgaagaaacaacttatggttctaggatcaagcttcttttcatgcgggttataaattttggcctcagcagaacaaccccaaacatgtagatatcggagacttggttttctcccattccacaactcaaaaggagttttgcttactgctttgctgggaaccctgtttaatatatgaactgcgattttgatcgcatcaccccacagagattctggcaatgttgaattgctgaccatacttcgcaccatatccataagggtgcgattacgtctctcagcaactccattctgctctggagtaccaggcatagtgtactgagcaacaatgccacaatcctgtaggtatttagcgaatggccctggattgcatcctgattcgtcatatctgccatagtattcaccaccacggtcagatctgacaactttaattctcttatcgagttgattttcaaccccggctttatagattttaaaagcatccagggcatctgatttctcactgataaggtataggtacccaaagcaagagtagtcatctataaaggtaatgaaatatttgtggccactccatgaggctgtagggaatggtccacagatatctgtatgtataacctctaatagatctacactcctggttgcacctttctttctcgttctagtctgtttgccttttatgcaatcaatgcatactttataatcagagaagtctagagaatgcaaaattccttctcgcacaagcctgtctattctctcacgagatatatggcatagccgcctgtgccacaacatggaggaattctcatagtctagtcttcgcttagatcccactacatttccatgcaaggtattaatattatagatgtgagaggcaatcaagtctaactggtataagttgtttactaaagagccggttccaactttaatcgaattaaagtaaatactaaaacttttatttccaaagtggaacgaatatcccaacttatccaaacaggaaattgaaactaaattgcgccttatagacggcacacagaatgtattaactaaattcaaaaaatgaccagacttcaacttaagcctatagactcctattgcctccacgtcaactttgacaccattgcctacatatactgagcgctccgcatcagttggtggcctggcctgtagtaattcctgcatagaagtgcatatgtgaatagtagttcctgaatctatccaccaggaatctactgacacatcggtcagattagattcaaaacagacaagaacagaatgattacctttctttatgagccaatccttaaaaccttcgcagtctttctttagatgacccgtctttttacaaaagtagcacGGCTTGCCTTttacccgtttgcgtttagatccatttccagattgattctcatggtttccagatggaggactagagaatccattattagaaccttgtttcctcttctttctacctttattcccttgcccatgcccttgtcctgaagtcaccatattaacattttgaacctttatcatctgtctgatcctgtcttcttcttggacgcactgagtgatgagttcatccaatgtccacatgtccttcagagtgttatagtttaccaggaacgtgccgaattggggaggtaggttgttcatgatcaaatgaaccagttgatcatcagtgagtacaagccctagagcacggatcttagaaacaacttcgatctgctctacaatgtattcacggatgttgccttttccatcgtaggatgagcgagttaatttattcagaagaatgcctacttcagatttatcagatttcttgaatcgttttcccatttcagttaggaaaactttagccttatctgtttcaggcatgacacccttcattgattcagaaattgaatatttaatgactttcaggcatgtatcatttgatctaaaccatgcaacccatctattatattcagcttcagtagcattatcagatggctttggcggttctggtgttatcagggcaagatctaattgaagacagcccagtacaacttcaatggcgttcttccattgagtataattagacccatttaaggcaggaacttgatgcgtattagttggaattgagactgaaatataagagatacacatatactcacattagttcatagtttcacaaagcaatttagtgaatgtaaataaatatcaagcaAAGTTAAttaattcagttgctaagggaggcatcaactgaatcatttAGGATGacaatgggcccaaccatctcatcctggtgagaatctgttacatcatcatcattcctcctgtgggaggtaataacaacatgttagtgatcctcctgaacatgaagctaagtgatgtaagtcatgtaaatctgagacactcaacacctgtgggtgagatgagtctttcagttttacattaccagcaccatttacttcacccgttcactcgactgccaaacggtaatcgtTTGTGTTTTCGCTACCGTACGCATAAAgacgtgaacgcaactgtatgcaatcctacTTATCCCGATGTtgcaagtctgtacttgtaaaattttcatcgattgaggtcactatggtggctaacacaaccgaatccaaaaaaactacaaatatagactttaggattgctattataatcctgcctctctatggattatatcttaattagtccgatgcggCCTATAAGTTAGTTGGTACtgaccctttttttttgttggaaaTAAAGGAACCTTAAAGTGAAACAAATGGAAAAGTTTCACACcatatattccaatggtccatattaactcttaaggatgggtgatgggccaataATAGGGCCGAATCAGGACTCTGTATGATCTAGTCATCATCAATGAGTATTACAATTCTAGCTTTGACACTCACACGATAGACGGTTGGTATGAAACAattcagatggatggttagatccttACATTAATGTCCATAAGATGGACATGTTATATCCAATACTTAAGATCCACATGTGAAAGTTTCATATTCTTTATCGTCCAtttagtgagtggtccaaattatTTACTCATTATAAACTAAACAGATAACTCAGATATAGGAAGCGGATATCAAACTTGGCCCTAAAGGGAAGGCCCAAACATTAGTTTAAGTATCCAACATGCGCTAAATATGGGTTGCATATGGACAAGCTATATGCTTTAATCAGGCCATGatatatcaaatgaatgtaaacTGGATGGTTCAAAACGATGAGTCCATATGCATGAGGCCCACTAGCGGCATGGGAAACATGGTTGTGTGGCGAGGATATACTTAATGGGCCCGTATCCGTGTCAAGCCCAAGATTTGGACATAGGTGATACCCGTTTGCGGGTCCACAAGCGGATCCGAATCAGCACAATCGGGTCCACTAACCCGATGGAATTTTTGGGCAAGAGAACTACTGTTCTCGACTAAAAAGGGTAGCATGCCCTATTTCGAGCAgtgacagacagagagagagagcgagttgCCCTCGCTGTCCGTCCAACGAACGGAGATGGAGACGGAGCTCCTCTCTAATCCCCAGCCGTTTTCGACTTACTGCATGCAGCGACTGAAGAGATTGGGATGAAATCCCCAGCCGCAGTAGATGCATTCACAGTCAGACGAAAGCTGAGCTGCTGACATCTTCCACAGTGCCGATCAAGATGGCACTACCATCTCCGATGAAGGTTATCGCGGCTGACGGTGTTTCTGTATGCGAAAGCTGTCGGAGGTGGAATGGAAATCCACGTCTGCCTCCACTGAGGATACAGGTAAGGGTATATGAAATCCCCAATTTGGGATAATCGAATGCGAATCCAAGTTCTGCATTCTGGAATCTGAAAACCCTAAATAGATGTGGGTTTCGTATTTCCAGATTACCCTAATTACTGGATCCAGATTTGGAGATTCGAATCTAAATCTCTAATAAGTCTGATTTCAGAATCCAGGGATTCGAAAATTCCCAATCTCAACTTGATTTTGGGGTTGCAGATATGAAATCCCCAatttgagatttgggatttgaaatccctaatttatcTGATTTGGGGATCCAAATCTGAAAACCCTAATTACCTGATTTGGGGATTCCAAATCTGAAAACCCTATATTTTATTCAGGTCTGAATTCCGGGAAAAATCCCTAATAGTTGATTTCTGAATTCAGGGAAAAATC
This region of Magnolia sinica isolate HGM2019 chromosome 1, MsV1, whole genome shotgun sequence genomic DNA includes:
- the LOC131247933 gene encoding borneol dehydrogenase, mitochondrial-like, giving the protein MALLGRLEGKVALITGGASGIGAQTARLFHRHGAKVIIADIQDELGNSISKELSPTDTSFIHCDVQDDAHVRNAVDSAITRFGKLDIMFNNAGTVEPLKPNILDNDKADFKRVLSINVMGAFLGTKHAARVMDPARHGSMIITVSTSSVSGGATPHAYTCSKHAVVGLMKNAAVELGRFGIRVNCVSPYLVATPLVKNFYEAEDEPNLYSNLKGVVLKAEDIAEAVLFLGSDEYVRGHNLIVDGGFTITNLRSRCIHSQTKAELLTSSTVPIKMALPSPMKVIAADGVSVCESCRRWNGNPRLPPLRIQGKIPDFNCSRNSKISDADVR